The following coding sequences lie in one Sphingobium sp. KCTC 72723 genomic window:
- a CDS encoding TetR/AcrR family transcriptional regulator, with protein sequence MKAKLEDYGPGAQKLLLAAEEIIAERGIEGASIREILRVAKQGNNSAIYRHFGSKDLLIRAIYDVRQAEVEDCRMLRMQRLPHLPGDIRGLLELFLLPVLDAFKGRQRWIYSQFILHLILNDPFDDAFDSVREGPAVRAVHQALRARCAAMSDQVFTMRLSVAVTNFLMGVSYGDRVANLTGGRYPRSDQYLEDLISTGCALLMLPPFADGQDAPA encoded by the coding sequence ATGAAAGCCAAACTGGAAGATTATGGCCCCGGCGCACAGAAATTGCTGTTGGCCGCAGAGGAAATCATTGCCGAGCGTGGTATCGAAGGGGCGTCGATCCGCGAAATCCTGCGTGTTGCAAAGCAAGGGAACAATTCTGCCATCTATCGCCATTTCGGGTCGAAAGACCTGCTGATCCGCGCGATCTATGATGTGCGTCAGGCAGAGGTCGAGGATTGCCGCATGTTGCGGATGCAGCGGTTGCCGCATTTGCCCGGCGACATTCGGGGCTTGCTGGAGCTTTTTTTGCTGCCGGTGCTGGATGCATTCAAGGGGCGGCAAAGATGGATCTATTCCCAGTTCATTCTGCATCTGATCCTGAACGACCCTTTCGACGACGCCTTTGATTCGGTCCGCGAGGGACCGGCCGTTCGTGCGGTGCATCAGGCCTTGCGCGCGCGCTGCGCCGCCATGTCGGATCAGGTTTTCACCATGCGCCTGTCGGTTGCCGTGACCAATTTCCTGATGGGGGTCAGCTATGGCGATCGCGTCGCCAACCTTACCGGCGGGCGATACCCGCGATCCGACCAGTATCTGGAAGATCTGATCAGCACAGGTTGCGCCTTGCTGATGCTGCCGCCCTTTGCCGATGGGCAGGATGCGCCCGCATAG
- a CDS encoding TonB-dependent receptor: MRPIFTARFAVLLTSVAPLALPALATAQTAQPQISATMDDIVVTARRSEESIQSTPVSVTAFNADMLRDANIATTADLMIKTPGVYLSGSGGRENSVFQIRGQSKALSGSNAPAVVSYFADVPAPTFGSGVATYDMASVQVLKGPQGTLFGRNTTGGAVLYYPAAPEYAFGGYVEAGYGRYDRKQLEAALSIPIVDNKLAVRVAGRYEKRDGYTKNIGLGGDLDDVNSRAFRVSVLAEPVDGFKNLTILDWYRNNYTGDAVLLTSLFDNPSLIDLLGLRSAMVSALATQKARGPRVIDSDVSPAINRTRRWGITNRTDIDLGDSGVSFTNIFGYRKTYVNYNINTDGVPLLVTTGNPAAGLPAGLPLTLLNAGAVNHVEQYTNEVQIKGSALDDRVDWLVGGFYLKSQPYGPTGSGNSIAQVVLPPFLPPENYGTFQYNFYTEKSKALFGNVNVKLDEIAQGLRFNAGLRYTWDKETACTATDNVTQGTVQPGDCVATNPILIGATTNFAKSNAPTWTVGFDWQVTPDLFTYISTRRGYRTGGINTPTFGGRLAPYQAFGPERVTDLELGVRSDWTLGDVRIRLNLSGFVGYYDGVQIALSGLLTQPGCVAGHPVFGEAPFSPDGDCSADNDPQSGTMLANAGKSRVAGLDFDGRILFSDRLTFTFGGNLLDTKTRELTAPAPIAAYLTTKEIPFDLVAKTTFTLGAQYRIPLGAMGDLNASADYYHSSKLSFVDTALPAYDIANIRFDWRNVAGHPVDLGIYMTNVFNKTYQAIGAVSGAGLGFNSAIFGPPRQYGLTLRYRLGE, encoded by the coding sequence ATGCGCCCGATTTTCACCGCGCGTTTTGCGGTTCTTTTGACGTCCGTTGCGCCTTTGGCCTTGCCGGCACTGGCGACTGCACAAACCGCCCAGCCACAGATTTCCGCGACGATGGACGACATCGTCGTCACCGCCCGCCGATCTGAAGAAAGCATCCAGTCGACGCCGGTATCGGTCACCGCCTTTAACGCCGACATGTTGCGCGACGCCAATATCGCGACCACCGCCGACCTGATGATCAAGACGCCGGGCGTCTATCTGTCCGGGTCGGGTGGCCGTGAAAATTCGGTGTTCCAGATTCGTGGCCAGTCCAAGGCGCTGAGCGGTTCGAACGCGCCCGCCGTCGTCAGCTATTTCGCCGATGTGCCTGCGCCGACGTTCGGCAGCGGCGTTGCCACCTATGACATGGCATCGGTTCAGGTTCTGAAAGGGCCGCAAGGCACGTTGTTTGGCCGCAATACAACGGGCGGCGCAGTCCTCTATTATCCCGCCGCCCCCGAATATGCGTTCGGCGGTTATGTCGAGGCGGGCTATGGCCGTTACGACCGCAAACAGCTGGAAGCTGCGCTGTCGATTCCGATCGTGGACAACAAACTCGCTGTGCGGGTTGCGGGTCGATATGAAAAGCGGGACGGCTATACCAAGAATATCGGCCTGGGTGGCGATCTGGACGACGTTAATTCGCGGGCCTTTCGTGTCTCTGTGCTGGCCGAACCTGTCGATGGCTTCAAGAATTTGACCATCCTCGACTGGTATCGCAACAATTACACCGGCGACGCGGTGCTGCTGACCAGCCTGTTCGACAATCCCAGCCTGATCGACCTGCTGGGCCTGCGCAGTGCAATGGTGAGCGCACTGGCAACGCAAAAGGCGCGCGGTCCCCGCGTCATCGACAGCGATGTATCACCTGCGATCAACCGCACCCGCCGCTGGGGCATCACCAACCGCACCGATATCGACCTGGGCGACAGCGGGGTCAGTTTCACCAATATCTTTGGCTATCGCAAAACCTATGTGAACTATAATATCAATACCGATGGCGTGCCGTTACTGGTGACGACTGGCAATCCTGCCGCCGGATTGCCCGCCGGACTGCCATTGACCCTGCTGAACGCGGGTGCGGTCAACCATGTCGAACAATATACCAATGAAGTGCAGATCAAGGGCAGCGCGCTTGACGACCGGGTCGACTGGCTGGTCGGCGGCTTTTATCTCAAGAGCCAGCCCTATGGCCCGACCGGCAGCGGCAATTCGATCGCGCAGGTGGTGCTGCCGCCATTCCTGCCGCCAGAAAATTACGGCACCTTCCAGTATAATTTCTACACCGAAAAGAGCAAAGCGCTGTTCGGTAACGTCAATGTGAAGCTGGACGAAATTGCGCAGGGGCTGCGTTTCAATGCCGGTTTGCGCTATACCTGGGACAAGGAAACGGCCTGCACTGCGACCGACAATGTCACCCAGGGGACAGTGCAACCCGGTGATTGCGTGGCCACCAACCCGATCCTGATCGGCGCGACCACCAACTTTGCCAAATCGAACGCGCCGACATGGACCGTTGGTTTCGACTGGCAGGTGACGCCTGATCTGTTCACCTATATTTCGACCCGGCGCGGCTATCGCACGGGCGGCATCAATACGCCGACCTTCGGTGGCCGACTGGCGCCCTATCAGGCGTTCGGGCCGGAACGGGTTACCGATCTGGAACTGGGCGTGCGATCCGACTGGACGCTGGGCGATGTTCGCATCCGGTTGAACCTGTCGGGGTTCGTGGGCTATTATGACGGCGTGCAGATTGCGCTGAGCGGCTTATTGACTCAGCCAGGTTGCGTTGCGGGTCATCCGGTATTTGGCGAAGCGCCCTTTTCGCCCGATGGCGATTGCAGCGCGGACAATGATCCGCAGTCCGGCACGATGCTGGCCAATGCCGGTAAGTCGAGGGTCGCGGGTCTGGACTTCGACGGACGCATTTTGTTTTCCGACCGGCTGACCTTCACCTTCGGCGGCAACCTGCTCGACACCAAGACGCGCGAACTCACCGCACCGGCACCCATTGCCGCCTATCTCACGACGAAGGAAATTCCATTCGATCTGGTGGCCAAGACGACTTTCACACTGGGCGCGCAATATCGCATCCCGCTGGGTGCGATGGGCGACCTCAACGCATCGGCCGACTATTATCATTCCAGCAAATTGTCGTTCGTCGATACGGCCCTGCCAGCATATGACATTGCCAATATCAGGTTCGACTGGCGCAATGTCGCTGGTCATCCGGTCGATCTCGGCATTTACATGACCAACGTCTTTAACAAGACCTATCAGGCGATCGGCGCAGTATCGGGTGCGGGATTGGGCTTTAACAGCGCCATTTTCGGGCCACCCCGGCAATATGGCCTGACGCTGCGCTATCGTCTGGGGGAATGA
- a CDS encoding LLM class flavin-dependent oxidoreductase has product MPRKAVWAQIMPMPGDDLVSLAQGYEAAGVEGLWAPQMFGAPFTTLAAVAPATRRVQLGTGIALAFVRSPLETACSAIDLDLISNGRVVLGLGSSAQSQIEGSFGSPYGKPLAHMREIVGMIRAIVAKGDTGELTELAGDYHRLDLSHFRLLHPPKRSHIPIVLPAVFQKACIQAAEIADGLLGHPLWNDAWIEREVIPSISAGLDMSGRLRRDFTLNISIFTAIADDRREAIEDCRATIAYYSQSPQYLRYFEEIGFGREAAAIQAAFAQGDHGAMTAACTDEMVESIAIVGTLDDVRTRVARRAAQADAITPVIPHYGLSPEKSAAYTRRIAEAFYG; this is encoded by the coding sequence ATGCCGCGCAAAGCCGTATGGGCGCAGATCATGCCCATGCCGGGCGACGATCTGGTCAGCCTGGCACAAGGTTATGAGGCCGCCGGGGTGGAGGGGCTTTGGGCGCCGCAGATGTTCGGCGCGCCCTTCACGACTTTGGCTGCAGTCGCCCCCGCGACGCGGCGGGTCCAGTTGGGGACAGGTATCGCTCTTGCCTTCGTGCGCAGTCCGCTCGAAACCGCGTGCAGCGCAATCGACCTTGACCTGATCAGCAACGGGCGCGTGGTTCTGGGTCTGGGCTCCAGCGCGCAGAGCCAGATCGAAGGGTCTTTTGGCAGTCCATATGGCAAGCCTCTGGCGCATATGCGGGAAATCGTCGGCATGATCCGCGCCATCGTGGCGAAAGGGGATACGGGCGAACTGACCGAGCTGGCTGGCGACTATCACCGGCTGGACCTGTCCCATTTTCGCCTGCTGCATCCGCCCAAACGATCCCACATTCCCATCGTTTTGCCAGCGGTGTTCCAGAAAGCCTGCATACAGGCGGCGGAGATTGCCGACGGGTTGCTGGGGCATCCTTTATGGAATGATGCCTGGATAGAACGGGAAGTCATCCCCAGCATCAGCGCGGGGCTGGATATGTCCGGCCGTTTGCGGCGCGACTTTACGCTCAACATATCGATCTTCACGGCCATTGCGGATGACCGCCGCGAAGCTATCGAGGATTGCCGGGCGACGATCGCCTATTACAGCCAGTCGCCGCAATATCTGCGCTATTTCGAGGAGATTGGCTTTGGACGGGAAGCCGCCGCGATTCAGGCGGCGTTCGCGCAGGGCGATCATGGCGCGATGACGGCAGCCTGCACCGACGAGATGGTGGAAAGCATCGCCATCGTCGGCACGCTCGATGACGTGCGCACCCGCGTCGCGCGGCGTGCGGCACAGGCCGACGCCATCACGCCGGTCATTCCCCATTATGGCCTGTCGCCAGAAAAAAGCGCGGCCTACACCAGACGGATTGCCGAGGCCTTTTATGGCTGA
- a CDS encoding FAD-dependent oxidoreductase, with protein MDWDAQFDIVCVGSGLGGLSAALTGAQRGASVIVLEKFVQLGGVSALSSGQLWLGPNHLAEEAGIADSMADANAYLGHLNQGFAVPALRDVYFEHSRQALRYFTDVIGLEMQVVRGLPDYYYPLVDGAAAQGRYVEVKPFAAERLGALADVVLTSPYGDGYSYTMSSEWIDMQAGGTFIGDRLAQHLAAGERCAGAGLAAAQIVAAVARGVDLRASSEVVRLIVENGAVQGVIMRDATGDHAIRARRGVMLATGGYDWRPDLVRAFDALPHAGSMAPPSVTGDHFALAAAAGVMPLPARAPSQTPIFLGYAVPGESIYGQPSTRMWLPGAPHSIVVNRKGQRFADDSFYPDLATRVARFDGQEGGLANWPAWIIFDQDMLDNYGLLPAWPGQPLPEGMAMSAPTLEALAEAAGIDVAGLYATVERFNGFCVGGSDDDFGRGKMPWPRIMTGDPRLPHPNMAPVGRAPFYAVPLIRVTMGVPTAGLPIDAEGQVIDAHGDPVAGLYAAGNAAAWMDWGGGYNSGIANMRGMLYGHRAALRMTTEQEGRS; from the coding sequence ATGGATTGGGACGCACAATTCGATATCGTCTGTGTCGGCTCCGGCCTGGGCGGCCTATCGGCGGCACTGACCGGCGCTCAGCGGGGCGCAAGCGTTATCGTGCTGGAAAAATTCGTCCAACTCGGCGGCGTGTCCGCGCTGTCGTCAGGCCAATTGTGGCTTGGCCCAAACCATTTGGCAGAGGAAGCGGGCATTGCCGACAGCATGGCGGACGCCAACGCCTATCTGGGTCATTTGAACCAGGGCTTTGCCGTTCCTGCGCTACGCGACGTCTATTTCGAACATAGTCGGCAGGCATTGCGCTACTTCACCGATGTCATCGGACTGGAAATGCAGGTCGTGCGCGGTTTGCCCGATTATTATTATCCGCTGGTCGACGGCGCAGCGGCGCAGGGGCGCTATGTCGAGGTGAAACCCTTTGCAGCAGAAAGACTTGGCGCGCTGGCCGATGTCGTCCTGACCTCTCCCTATGGCGATGGCTATAGCTATACGATGTCCAGCGAATGGATCGATATGCAGGCAGGTGGCACCTTCATCGGTGATCGGCTGGCACAGCATCTGGCGGCTGGAGAACGATGCGCGGGGGCGGGGCTGGCCGCTGCACAGATCGTCGCGGCTGTGGCGCGCGGGGTTGACCTGCGTGCGTCGAGCGAAGTCGTGCGACTGATCGTCGAGAATGGCGCAGTGCAGGGCGTTATCATGCGCGACGCGACGGGCGATCATGCCATTCGGGCGCGGCGGGGCGTGATGCTGGCGACGGGGGGCTATGACTGGCGGCCCGATTTGGTGCGCGCGTTCGACGCATTGCCGCACGCGGGCAGCATGGCGCCGCCCAGCGTCACCGGGGATCATTTTGCGCTGGCCGCTGCGGCCGGGGTCATGCCCTTGCCCGCCCGCGCGCCGTCGCAAACGCCGATCTTCCTTGGCTATGCCGTGCCGGGGGAAAGCATCTATGGCCAGCCATCGACGCGGATGTGGTTGCCCGGCGCGCCGCACAGCATTGTCGTCAACCGCAAGGGGCAACGCTTTGCCGACGACAGTTTCTACCCCGATCTGGCGACGCGGGTTGCGCGCTTCGATGGGCAGGAGGGTGGCCTTGCCAACTGGCCTGCCTGGATCATCTTCGATCAGGATATGCTCGACAACTATGGCCTGTTGCCTGCCTGGCCGGGTCAGCCTTTGCCCGAAGGGATGGCGATGTCAGCGCCGACGCTGGAGGCGTTGGCGGAAGCGGCGGGGATCGACGTGGCGGGGCTGTACGCCACGGTGGAGAGATTCAACGGATTTTGCGTGGGCGGGAGCGATGATGATTTTGGCCGGGGCAAGATGCCCTGGCCCCGGATCATGACCGGCGACCCGCGCCTGCCCCATCCCAACATGGCCCCGGTCGGACGAGCGCCCTTTTACGCCGTGCCGTTGATACGGGTGACGATGGGCGTGCCGACGGCCGGATTGCCGATCGACGCCGAAGGACAAGTCATCGACGCCCATGGCGATCCGGTGGCGGGACTGTATGCGGCGGGCAACGCGGCGGCGTGGATGGACTGGGGCGGGGGTTATAATAGTGGCATCGCGAACATGCGCGGGATGCTCTACGGCCATCGCGCCGCGCTTCGTATGACGACGGAACAGGAAGGGCGATCATGA
- a CDS encoding SDR family NAD(P)-dependent oxidoreductase has translation MIRYDYSGKVVLVTAAAGGIGQATAQAFARAGASVLMADINADGGEATAAALRGEGHDVLFRRADATVEADVAGLVRHAVDHFGGMHVAANIAGGSTISATGADLHLQPLDGWEFTQRLSLGSVFLGMKHQIAHMIDHGGGAIVNITSLAAMLHVGAAGAAYGAAKAGVIRLSKFAAVAYADRGVRVNCIAPGVVPTEAYKIAGEDIAQAIIADLVANQPIRRAISPDEQAATILWLCSDAAAMVTGQVLPVDGGWSAK, from the coding sequence ATGATCCGCTACGATTATTCGGGTAAGGTCGTGCTGGTGACGGCGGCGGCGGGCGGTATCGGGCAGGCGACGGCGCAGGCCTTTGCACGAGCGGGTGCCAGCGTGCTGATGGCGGACATCAATGCCGATGGCGGCGAAGCGACTGCCGCTGCCTTGCGCGGGGAGGGGCATGATGTGCTGTTCCGCCGCGCCGACGCGACGGTGGAGGCCGATGTCGCTGGTCTGGTCCGCCATGCGGTCGATCATTTCGGCGGTATGCATGTTGCCGCCAATATTGCGGGTGGATCGACGATCAGCGCTACGGGTGCCGACCTGCATCTTCAGCCGCTCGATGGATGGGAATTTACCCAGCGCCTGTCGTTGGGCAGCGTATTTCTGGGTATGAAGCACCAGATTGCGCATATGATCGACCATGGCGGCGGTGCCATCGTCAATATCACGTCGCTCGCAGCGATGCTGCACGTCGGTGCGGCGGGCGCAGCCTATGGCGCGGCGAAGGCGGGCGTCATTCGCCTGAGCAAATTCGCGGCGGTTGCCTATGCCGATCGCGGGGTAAGGGTGAATTGCATTGCGCCGGGTGTGGTGCCGACGGAAGCCTATAAGATAGCGGGCGAAGACATAGCACAGGCGATCATCGCCGATCTGGTCGCAAACCAGCCGATCCGTCGGGCGATCAGCCCCGACGAGCAGGCTGCGACGATCCTGTGGCTCTGTTCGGACGCTGCCGCGATGGTCACGGGACAAGTGCTGCCGGTCGATGGCGGGTGGAGTGCCAAATAG
- a CDS encoding nuclear transport factor 2 family protein has product MMHDIEANKAVARRYMQAVEDGDIATIEALQHPDCTWWIAGFGDMSRADFIASVAGGLLSAQQRTAQVTGITAEGDRVAVEVRGEMVFPDRVYRNDYHNLLVIRDGQILSGREYMDTRAAAEAFAP; this is encoded by the coding sequence ATGATGCACGACATCGAAGCGAACAAGGCAGTCGCTCGCCGCTATATGCAGGCGGTCGAGGATGGCGATATTGCAACCATAGAGGCATTGCAGCATCCCGACTGCACATGGTGGATAGCCGGTTTTGGCGACATGAGCCGCGCCGATTTCATCGCCAGCGTCGCGGGCGGATTGCTGTCGGCGCAACAGCGGACGGCGCAGGTCACCGGCATTACCGCTGAAGGTGACCGGGTCGCGGTGGAAGTGCGGGGCGAAATGGTTTTCCCCGACCGGGTCTATCGCAACGATTACCATAACCTGTTGGTTATACGGGATGGCCAGATCCTATCGGGGCGCGAATATATGGACACGCGCGCAGCGGCGGAGGCATTTGCGCCGTGA
- a CDS encoding phosphotransferase, translating into MTTPAPLNDYDEAAVGRITHFVEQLTGGTVVGLERLVRWRPSWFADVAVDGVVRRLHLRGDRGGDVSIFPDLKREADMIELLHRHGLPVPQIHGYLADPPCIVMEAIEGTRDFSALDDATKSAIGRDYMHAVAAMHRLPIDSFIAAGLHQPKGAEAIALAGLDAYMPHYQRTKSCPEPLLAFVIGWLRRNVPHHRDRASFIQFDSGQYLVDNGAMTKLYDFEFSMIGDPMVDIATMGMRDSFEPLGAPLPDLIRYYEEATGEPVDHDVVLFHVLQFSLLGTMQFAGTVGAPKAGDPHSVYLMFDLALRRSILLALSALSGVALPELSPLAERQGDNAPLMAKIADTLAGLAVADEGAQMQKAQVAELVEWAQRADAHGADMVARNIADVAALLGRPFDGWDAAAAALEGYVSAAGAEADAALIILLATIEGRRLQIFGPTALGIAASHVVLPVMR; encoded by the coding sequence GTGACCACGCCAGCCCCCCTTAACGATTATGACGAAGCTGCCGTCGGGCGCATCACCCATTTCGTCGAGCAATTGACAGGCGGCACAGTGGTCGGCCTGGAACGGCTGGTCCGCTGGCGTCCGTCCTGGTTTGCCGATGTCGCGGTGGATGGTGTCGTGCGTCGCCTGCACCTGCGCGGTGACCGGGGTGGCGACGTGTCGATCTTTCCCGACCTCAAGCGTGAGGCGGACATGATCGAGCTGTTGCACAGGCATGGCCTGCCGGTGCCGCAGATCCATGGCTATCTGGCCGATCCGCCCTGCATCGTCATGGAAGCGATCGAAGGGACGCGCGATTTTTCCGCGCTGGACGATGCGACCAAAAGCGCAATCGGGCGCGACTATATGCACGCTGTCGCGGCGATGCACCGGCTGCCAATCGACTCCTTCATCGCCGCAGGGCTACACCAGCCCAAGGGTGCCGAGGCGATCGCGCTGGCGGGGCTGGACGCCTATATGCCCCATTATCAACGCACCAAAAGCTGCCCCGAACCGCTGCTGGCGTTCGTGATCGGCTGGCTGCGCCGCAACGTGCCGCATCATCGGGATCGGGCCAGCTTCATCCAGTTCGATTCGGGTCAATATCTGGTCGATAATGGCGCGATGACGAAACTATATGATTTTGAATTTTCGATGATCGGCGATCCGATGGTCGATATTGCCACGATGGGGATGCGCGACAGTTTCGAACCCCTCGGCGCGCCTTTGCCCGACTTGATCCGCTATTATGAGGAAGCGACGGGCGAGCCAGTCGATCATGATGTGGTGCTGTTCCATGTGCTGCAATTTTCGCTGCTGGGAACGATGCAATTTGCCGGGACGGTTGGCGCGCCCAAAGCGGGCGATCCCCATTCGGTCTATCTGATGTTCGACCTGGCGCTGCGCCGGTCGATCCTGCTGGCATTGTCCGCTTTGTCTGGCGTGGCGTTGCCCGAACTGTCGCCATTGGCCGAAAGACAGGGCGATAATGCGCCGTTGATGGCCAAGATTGCCGATACGCTGGCCGGGTTAGCGGTCGCGGATGAAGGCGCGCAGATGCAGAAGGCGCAGGTCGCTGAACTAGTCGAATGGGCGCAACGTGCCGACGCCCATGGCGCGGACATGGTCGCGCGCAATATCGCCGATGTGGCGGCGCTGCTGGGCCGACCGTTCGACGGTTGGGACGCGGCGGCCGCAGCGCTGGAGGGATATGTGAGCGCTGCGGGGGCAGAGGCGGACGCGGCCCTGATTATTTTGCTAGCCACGATCGAGGGGCGACGACTCCAGATTTTCGGTCCGACCGCGCTGGGCATCGCGGCGAGCCATGTCGTGTTGCCGGTTATGCGCTGA
- a CDS encoding SDR family NAD(P)-dependent oxidoreductase — protein sequence MSDKIVLVTGATRGLGRGIARGLASRGHMVAVTGRDGAQLSDVVMEIDHAGGRGFALECDHGDDDAVAAAFAMLADRTGGRLDLLVNNVAAVHAMELIAPGGFWEKSLKLADMITVGLRSAYVASYHAAPMMVAAGRGLIASISFYGAVSFFHGPAYGAAKAGTDKMTADMAADLAPHGVSAVSLWPGFILTDAVRAMPPEMLPEELRAMLPSWETPEFSGLVLDRLMEDADLVSMSGKALIGAELGERYGVRDTDGKQPLSYRATMGAPITFMPG from the coding sequence ATGAGCGACAAGATAGTGCTGGTGACGGGTGCGACGCGCGGACTGGGGCGTGGCATTGCGCGCGGTTTGGCATCGCGTGGCCATATGGTTGCGGTCACTGGACGCGATGGCGCGCAACTGTCTGATGTAGTGATGGAAATCGACCATGCCGGGGGCAGGGGCTTCGCATTGGAATGCGACCATGGCGATGACGATGCGGTGGCGGCGGCCTTCGCCATGCTGGCGGACAGGACGGGGGGCAGGCTGGACCTGCTGGTCAACAATGTTGCCGCCGTCCATGCGATGGAGCTGATCGCGCCGGGTGGTTTCTGGGAAAAATCGCTCAAGCTGGCCGATATGATAACTGTCGGCCTGCGGTCCGCCTATGTCGCGTCCTATCATGCCGCGCCGATGATGGTCGCGGCGGGACGCGGGCTGATCGCCAGCATATCCTTCTATGGCGCAGTCTCCTTTTTCCATGGTCCAGCCTATGGCGCGGCAAAGGCGGGGACGGACAAGATGACCGCCGACATGGCGGCAGACCTTGCGCCCCACGGCGTATCGGCGGTATCCTTATGGCCCGGTTTCATCCTGACCGATGCAGTGCGCGCCATGCCGCCCGAAATGCTGCCCGAAGAATTGCGCGCGATGCTGCCATCGTGGGAAACGCCGGAATTTTCGGGCCTCGTCCTCGATCGGTTGATGGAGGACGCCGATCTTGTCTCCATGTCCGGCAAAGCGCTGATCGGCGCTGAGTTGGGCGAGCGCTATGGCGTGCGGGACACGGACGGCAAGCAGCCTCTATCCTATCGTGCGACGATGGGCGCGCCGATCACATTTATGCCGGGCTGA
- a CDS encoding epoxide hydrolase family protein: protein MTDSIKPFTVAVPQSALDDLHQRISNTRWPAAETVADWSQGVPIAAMRDLCAYWADGYDWRRCEAALNAMPQFTTQIDGLSIHFLHVRSPRPDAVPLILTHGWPGSVLEFMKVIGPLSDPAPDAPAFHLVIPSLPGYGFSDKPTATGWGVEKIADAWIMLMRRLGYDRFFAQGGDWGAAVTTAIAMAAPPELAGIHLNMPLVFPEEGDFADLTPAEAKTVERMQYYQDHDAGYAKLQGTRPQTVGYALADSPVGQAAWIYEKFQAWTDNDGMAEDALSRDAMLDMISLYWLTNSAASSGRLYWESANAFKAQRLDLPVGVSIFAQEIFRPSRRWAERSYPDLVHWNELPVGGHFAPFEQPALFAEELQACFGAMQARA from the coding sequence ATGACCGATAGCATCAAGCCCTTCACCGTGGCCGTGCCGCAATCAGCGCTTGACGATCTGCACCAACGGATCAGCAATACCCGCTGGCCAGCGGCGGAAACGGTGGCGGACTGGAGTCAGGGCGTGCCGATCGCCGCGATGCGCGATCTTTGCGCCTATTGGGCCGATGGCTATGACTGGCGGCGGTGCGAAGCGGCGCTCAACGCCATGCCCCAGTTCACGACGCAGATCGACGGCCTATCCATCCACTTCCTGCATGTGCGCAGCCCACGGCCCGATGCCGTGCCGCTGATCCTGACTCATGGCTGGCCCGGATCGGTGCTGGAATTCATGAAGGTCATCGGGCCGCTCAGTGATCCTGCCCCGGACGCGCCTGCCTTCCACCTCGTCATCCCCTCGCTGCCCGGCTATGGTTTTTCCGACAAGCCAACCGCGACCGGATGGGGCGTCGAAAAGATCGCCGATGCGTGGATCATGCTGATGAGGCGGCTGGGCTATGATCGTTTCTTCGCGCAGGGCGGGGACTGGGGCGCGGCGGTCACGACCGCCATCGCCATGGCCGCGCCGCCGGAACTGGCGGGCATCCACCTCAACATGCCGCTGGTTTTTCCCGAAGAAGGCGACTTTGCCGACCTGACCCCCGCAGAAGCCAAAACGGTCGAGCGGATGCAATATTATCAGGACCATGATGCAGGCTATGCCAAGCTGCAAGGCACAAGGCCGCAGACGGTCGGCTATGCGCTGGCCGATTCCCCGGTCGGGCAGGCAGCCTGGATCTACGAGAAATTCCAGGCCTGGACCGACAATGACGGCATGGCCGAGGACGCCCTGTCCCGCGACGCGATGCTGGACATGATCAGCCTTTATTGGCTGACCAACAGCGCCGCATCATCGGGGCGGCTCTACTGGGAAAGCGCCAACGCTTTCAAAGCGCAGCGCCTCGACCTCCCGGTCGGCGTCAGCATCTTCGCGCAGGAAATCTTCCGCCCCTCACGCCGCTGGGCCGAACGCAGCTATCCCGATCTGGTCCACTGGAACGAACTGCCCGTCGGCGGCCATTTCGCCCCGTTCGAACAGCCTGCGCTGTTTGCGGAGGAATTGCAGGCCTGCTTTGGCGCAATGCAGGCCCGCGCTTGA